The following coding sequences lie in one Saccopteryx bilineata isolate mSacBil1 chromosome 5, mSacBil1_pri_phased_curated, whole genome shotgun sequence genomic window:
- the LOC136337836 gene encoding large ribosomal subunit protein uL11 produces MPPKFDPNEIKVVYLRCTGGEVGATSALAPKIGPLGLSPKKVGDDIAKATGDWKGLRITVKLTIQNRQAQIEVVPSASALIIKALREPPRDRKKQKNIKHSGNITFDEIVNIARQMRHRSLARELSGTIKEILGTAQSVGCNVDGRHPHDIIDDINNGAVECPAS; encoded by the coding sequence ATGCCGCCGAAGTTCGACCCCAACGAGATCAAAGTCGTATACCTGAGGTGCACCGGAGGGGAAGTGGGTGCCACGTCTGCCCTGGCCCCCAAGATCGGCCCCCTGGGCCTGTCTCCAAAAAAGGTTGGTGATGACATCGCCAAAGCAACTGGTGATTGGAAAGGTCTGAGGATAACAGTGAAACTGACCATTCAGAACAGACAGGCCCAGATTGAGGTGGTGCCTTCTGCCTCCGCTCTGATCATCAAAGCCCTCAGAGAACCACCTCgagacagaaagaagcaaaaaaacatTAAGCACAGTGGAAATATCACTTTTGATGAGATTGTCAACATTGCCCGACAGATGCGGCACCGATCTTTAGCTAGAGAACTCTCTGGGACCATTAAAGAGATTCTGGGGACTGCGCAATCTGTAGGCTGCAATGTTGATGGCCGCCACCCTCATGACATCATAGATGACATCAACAATGGTGCAGTGGAATGCCCGGCTAGTTAA